In a single window of the Arachis hypogaea cultivar Tifrunner chromosome 6, arahy.Tifrunner.gnm2.J5K5, whole genome shotgun sequence genome:
- the LOC112755824 gene encoding probable folate-biopterin transporter 2: MQEEETKEEEPFAESTEENEQFHPTEGIIWDWVCIPINWFRMLSREMHWSFVFGVVVVYGISQGLGGSLAGVGTKYYMKDVQKVQPSEAQVYAGITSIPWIVKPLWGLLTDVIPIFGYRRRPYFIFAGFLGVIAMLLLSLHENLHLVLALLSLTAGSAGAAIADVTIDACVAQNSIAHPLLAADMQSLCAFSSSVGALLGFSISGIFVHLIGPMGVFGLMTIPSGLLILLGFLLDEPHMHDFSYRQVNQKFIDAGKAMWSTLKSESVWRPCLYMYLSLALSLNILEGMFYWYTDSKGGPAFSEESVGFIFSISSVGSLLGAILYQYALKDYAFRDVLFWTQLLYGLSGMLDLVLVLRWNLNFGIPDYFFVVIVESIAQMTSRLKWMPMLVLSSKLCPSGIEGTFFALLMSIDNVGVLSSSWAGGFVLHIFKITRTRFENLWLAILIRNVLRLSPLCMLFLVPRADRNALILPHESLDSKVAIDHSLESKNVELVSLVSSVEGK, from the exons ATGCAAGAGGAGGAAACTAAGGAAGAAGAACCCTTTGCTGAATCTACAGAGGAAAATGAACAATTTCACCCAACAGAGGGTATTATTTGGGATTGGGTTTGCATTCCAATCAATTGGTTTAGAATGCTTTCAAGGGAAATGCATTGGAGCTTTGTGTTTGGTGTGGTTGTTGTTTATGGAATAAGCCAAGGACTTGGTGGTTCTCTTGCTGGTGTTGGAACAAAGTATTACATGAAAGATGTTCAGAAGGTGCAGCCATCTGAGGCACAGGTTTATGCTGGAATCACATCCATTCCTTGGATTGTTAAGCCTCTTTGGGGACTTCTCACTGATGTTATCCCCATTTTCGGCTACCGGAGGCGACCTTATTTCATTTTTGCTG GTTTCTTAGGAGTAATTGCAATGCTTTTGTTGTCCTTGCATGAAAACCTGCATCTTGTGTTGGCACTTTTGTCATTAACAGCTGGAAGTGCTGGGGCGGCAATAGCAGATGTGACGATTGACGCCTGCGTGGCGCAGAACAGTATCGCTCATCCTTTACTTGCTGCTGATATGCAGAGTTTATGTGCCTTCAGTTCTTCTGTTGGAGCACTATTAGGATTCTCCATTAGTGGTATCTTTGTTCACCTTATAGGCCCTATG GGAGTGTTTGGTTTGATGACTATCCCATCTGGACTTCTAATCTTGCTTGGTTTTCTACTTGACGAGCCCCATATGCATGACTTTTCCTACAGACAG GTGAACCAAAAGTTTATTGATGCTGGCAAGGCAATGTGGTCTACTTTGAAGAGCGAAAGTGTTTGGAGGCCTTGCTTATACATGTATTTATCACTTGCACTGAGTTTGAATATCCTTGAAGGAATGTTCTATTGGTATACAGATTCAAAGGGTGGACCAGCTTTCTCTGAG GAAAGTGTTGGTTTTATATTCTCCATCAGTTCAGTGGGATCCCTTTTGGGTGCAATACTTTACCAATATGCTCTAAAGGATTATGCATTCCGAGACGTTCTCTTCTGGACTCAGTTGCTGTACGGTCTATCGGGTATGCTTGATCTGGTTCTGGTCCTGAGATGGAACCTCAACTTTGGTATACCTGACTATTTCTTTGTTGTGATAGTCGAAAGCATAGCTCAAATGACAAGTAGGCTCAAATGGATGCCTATGCTTGTGCTTAGCTCAAAGCTTTGTCCCTCAGGTATTGAAGGCACCTTCTTTGCCTTGCTTATGTCTATTGATAATGTTGGAGTTCTATCATCATCATGGGCTGGAGGATTTGTGCTCCATATATTTAAGATCACAAGAACACGGTTCGAAAACCTTTGGTTAGCTATTTTGATACGGAATGTTCTGAGACTCAGTCCTCTTTGCATGCTGTTTTTGGTGCCTAGAGCTGATCGGAATGCTCTGATTCTTCCACATGAAAGCTTAGACTCCAAGGTAGCTATTGACCACTCTTTAGAATCCAAGAATGTTGAACTAGTGTCTCTAGTAAGCAGTGTTGAAGGTAAATAG
- the LOC112755822 gene encoding L-type lectin-domain containing receptor kinase IX.1-like, whose protein sequence is MLATLVCFHSHNIVFLLLFTLSPSIVHSLHFNIDSFNEKDNMVSYEGDAIPFEGSIELNINDINRVGHAVYNEPLHLWDSSTKALTDFSTAFSFTISQPTNKTADGFAFYMAPLGYQIPPNSYGGALGLFNSTTQYGVVQNHVFMVEFDTFINPEYDPGERHVGINSNSLKSLTYAWYDFEDNIGKKTHALITYNSSTKILNVSWFFNATSTNTLSYEIDLRGILPEYVTVGFSAATGPLEFERNVIHSWNFMSTLESMDSEVNKKKKKKKQKMVIVAVAASIFLVLVIGSVYWLTIIIKKRRTKQVRDDDLGGTLVTSDLGKASIPRRFDYRELAAATDGFSKDKRLGRGGSGEVYKGFLKDLGRFVAVKKIFADFQNSEKIFINEVKIISRLIHRNLVQFIGWCHEQQEFLLVFEYMPNGSLDTHLFGSRRTLAWDVRYKMALGIATALHYLHEDAEQCVLHRDIKSANVLLDTDFSTKLGDFGMAKLVDPTLKTQRTGVVGTYGYLAPEYLNGGRASKESDIYSFGIVALEIACGRKTYQDGEYHIPLVKWVWQLYVEGNILNVADEGLNKNFDELQMTCLLIVGLWCTNPNDKERPKAAQVIKVLQLESPLPALPHDMHDHRLRPTMENFRNSSQSSPITNSLVNDGR, encoded by the coding sequence ATGTTAGCTACTTTAGTCTGTTTCCACTCCCATAacattgtttttcttcttcttttcacccTTTCCCCTTCAATAGTTCACTCACTACACTTTAATATAGATAGCTTCAATGAAAAGGACAATATGGTATCATATGAAGGTGATGCCATACCTTTTGAAGGGTCCATAGAGCTGAACATAAATGACATCAATCGAGTTGGACACGCAGTCTATAACGAACCTTTGCACCTTTGGGACTCATCAACCAAGGCTCTCACCGACTTCTCAACCGCTTTCTCATTCACCATTTCTCAGCCAACTAACAAAACCGCCGACGGCTTTGCCTTCTACATGGCACCTCTTGGCTACCAAATTCCACCCAACTCATATGGTGGCGCTCTTGGACTCTTCAACTCAACAACACAATATGGTGTAGTACAAAATCATGTTTTTATGGTGGAATTTGACACATTTATAAATCCTGAGTATGATCCCGGTGAACGTCATGTTGGGATCAACAGCAACTCTCTCAAATCCTTAACCTATGCTTGGTATGATTTTGAAGACAACATTGGCAAGAAAACTCATGCTTTGATTACTTATAATTCTTCCACCAAGATCCTTAATGTGTCTTGGTTTTTCAATGCTACTAGCACCAACACATTGTCCTATGAGATTGACCTTAGGGGAATCTTACCAGAGTATGTGACGGTTGGATTTTCAGCTGCAACTGGCCCTTTAGAGTTTGAGCGAAATGTTATTCATTCTTGGAATTTCATGTCAACTTTGGAGTCCATGGATTCTGAGGtaaacaaaaagaagaagaagaagaagcaaaaaatGGTTATAGTTGCAGTAGCTGCTTCAATTTTTTTAGTGCTGGTGATAGGTAGTGTCTATTGGTTGACCATAATCATCAAGAAGAGAAGAACCAAGCAAGTTCGAGATGATGATCTTGGAGGCACATTGGTGACTTCAGATCTTGGCAAAGCATCTATACCTAGAAGATTTGATTACAGAGAATTAGCTGCAGCCACTGATGGTTTCTCAAAAGATAAAAGGCTTGGAAGAGGAGGCTCTGGTGAAGTTTACAAAGGATTCCTAAAAGATTTAGGACGTTTTGTCGCTGTGAAAAAGATTTTCGCTGACTTTCAAAACTCTGAGAAAATATTCATCAATGAGGTGAAGATTATAAGTCGCCTTATACATAGAAATCTGGTACAATTCATAGGGTGGTGTCATGAGCAACAAGAGTTCTTATTAGTTTTCGAGTACATGCCTAATGGAAGCCTCGATACGCACCTCTTTGGCAGTAGAAGAACTTTGGCTTGGGATGTAAGGTACAAGATGGCACTAGGCATTGCCACAGCACTTCATTACCTTCATGAGGATGCAGAACAATGTGTACTGCATAGAGATATTAAGTCAGCTAATGTTTTGTTGGACACAGATTTCAGCACTAAGCTTGGCGACTTTGGGATGGCGAAGTTAGTAGACCCGACATTGAAGACTCAAAGGACAGGAGTTGTAGGGACATATGGGTACTTGGCACCAGAATATCTCAATGGAGGAAGGGCTAGCAAAGAATCAGATATATATAGTTTTGGGATTGTAGCTTTGGAAATTGCATGTGGAAGGAAGACTTACCAAGATGGAGAATATCATATTCCTCTAGTAAAGTGGGTATGGCAACTCTATGTGGAAGGGAATATTCTGAATGTTGCTGATGAAGGATTGAACAagaattttgatgaacttcaaatgacATGCTTGCTTATAGTGGGACTATGGTGTACCAACCCAAATGACAAGGAAAGGCCAAAAGCAGCACAAGTGATCAAGGTTCTTCAGCTTGAATCACCACTACCTGCACTTCCACATGATATGCATGATCATCGCCTTCGACCAACCATGGAGAATTTTAGAAATTCTTCTCAATCATCACCCATCACAAATAGCCTTGTCAATGATGGACGTTAG
- the LOC112755825 gene encoding ubiquitin C-terminal hydrolase 22, whose amino-acid sequence MFQRNPPSSSASSSYTNPQPCQHLADYKFKHGFNGYKAIQKLLVTTPIGKTTVKKPNTKVPRCSYGYCKNASEGRFYLCLICSSFTCLDHTPLHPQSNSGHDLFVDIERAELYCGVCSDQIYDPDFDQVVMSTHSFPKGFVVTENESIGQRLIKRRRMLPEVVFGLDLQRTKLRDLREKSCYPMGLRGLNNLGSTCFMNSVLQALLHAPPFRDYFLSGGHHSETCSRRTTMADRICLICDVNDIFSAVFSGDRNPYSPAQFLYSWWQHSANLASYEQQDAHEFFISLLDALHETGGKTKNGSRGHGDCECIAHRVFSGLLRSDVTCMACGFTSTTFDPCMDISLDLDTNFSLAEKGKKLIKQNEEGSMSTLFGCLDLFTRLEKLGSDQKLYCQNCKERQDSLKQMSIGKLPLVLSLHVKRFEHSFVKRSSRKIDQYLHFPFSLDMTPYLSSSILRARHGNRIFTFGGNESDMFSKYEIFAVVTHSGTLESGHYVSFVRLRRRWYRCDDAWITEVDEATVRASQCYMIFYVQKTLYSKAGEDLSHVPKSPERDLFLPIVGCC is encoded by the exons ATGTTCCAAAGAAAccctccttcttcttctgcttcttcttcataCACAAACCCACAACCTTGTCAGCACCTTGCTGATTACAAGTTCAAGCATGGCTTCAATGGCTACAAAGCCATTCAGAAGCTCCTTGTAACAACCCCAATTGGGAAAACCACTGTGAAGAAACCAAACACAAAAGTACCAAGATGCAGCTATGGTTACTGCAAAAATGCCTCTGAGGGAAGGTTCTATTTGTGCTTGATTTGTTCTTCATTCACTTGTTTGGATCACACCCCTTTGCACCCTCAATCTAATTCTGGTCATGATTTGTTTGTGGACATTGAAAGGGCTGAACTTTATTGTGGGGTGTGTAGTGATCAGATTTATGACCCTGATTTCGATCAAGTTGTTATGTCAACGCACTCATTTCCAAAAGGTTTTGTTGTTACTGAGAATGAGAGCATTGGCCAGAGATTGATCAAGAGGAGGAGAATGCTTCCTGAGGTTGTTTTTGGATTGGATTTGCAAAGAacaaaattgagggatctgagggAAAAATCATGTTATCCAATGGGTTTGAGGGGTTTGAACAATTTGGGTAGCACATGCTTCATGAATTCTGTGCTGCAGGCTTTGCTACATGCTCCtccttttagggactatttcttgAGTGGTGGACACCATTCCGAGACTTGTTCGAGAAGAACAACAATGGCTGATCGGATTTGTTTGATTTGTGATGTCAATGATATCTTTTCAGCTGTGTTTTCGGGAGATCGAAATCCGTATAGCCCTGCTCAGTTTCTATACAG CTGGTGGCAGCATTCAGCAAATTTAGCAAGTTATGAACAGCAAGATGCTCATGAGTTTTTCATTTCATTGTTAGACGCACTCCATGAGACTGGGGGAAAAACAAAGAATGGAAGCAGAG GTCATGGAGACTGCGAATGTATTGCTCATAGGGTATTTTCGGGGCTATTGAGATCAGATGTGACCTGTATGGCCTGTGGATTCACCTCAACAACCTTTGACCCTTGTATGGATATTTCCCTTGATTTGGACACTAATTTCTCTTTAGCTGAAAAGGGTAAAAAGCTGATCAAACAGAATGAGGAAGGCAGTATGTCTACGCtttttggttgtttagatttgttCACTCGACTCGAGAAGTTGGGGTCCGACCAGAAACTCTACTGCCAGAATTGTAAGGAAAGGCAGGATTCGTTGAAGCAAATGTCTATTGGCAAGCTTCCATTGGTACTTAGTCTACACGTGAAACGTTTCGAGCACTCCTTTGTTAAAAGGTCGTCAAGAAAAATAGATCAGTACCTACATTTTCCTTTTTCATTGGACATGACCCCATACTTGTCCTCCTCAATCCTCAGAGCCAGACACGGAAACAGAATTTTCACTTTTGGGGGCAATGAATCAGATATGTTTTCCAAGTATGAGATCTTTGCAGTTGTGACACATTCAGGGACGCTCGAGTCCGGTCATTATGTTTCCTTCGTGCGGTTAAGGAGGCGGTGGTACCGGTGTGACGATGCTTGGATTACCGAGGTTGATGAAGCGACAGTCAGAGCCTCGCAGTGTTATATGATTTTTTATGTGCAGAAAACACTCTACAGTAAAGCCGGCGAAGATCTTAGTCATGTGCCAAAGTCCCCTGAAAGAGATCTCTTTCTTCCTATTGTGGGGTGTTGCTAG
- the LOC112755823 gene encoding L-type lectin-domain containing receptor kinase IX.1-like, with protein sequence MVSSLLLLLLTLFPSNVHPLHFNITDFSDVESASKDMAYEGDAKVANGFIELNRYDYYRTGRAVYSQPLHLWDSSSKILTDFTTSFRFTIQGPESNSSDYNVLADGFAFHMAPLNFTTPPNSAGGNFGLFNLSTHFGIPQNQMFMVEFDTFQNKDYDPLELEHHVGINENSVKSIKYTKFDIEGNIGKQGHALITYNSSTKNLVVSWSFNGASTHTLSCEIDLSKILPEYVTVGFSAATGHRSNTQHNIHSWEFNSTLDSTDSEVNRKKRQKRIIEIVALTCSIIVLVLMVCVCLIKKRIAKLLHDDQVSVANDLDEASLPRRFKYKELVQATNEFSNDRKLGSGGSSQVYKGFLSHSGRAVAVKRIFADIQGGEKIFINEVKIISRLIHRNLVQFIGWCHNKQEFFLVFEYMPNGSLDTYLFGTRRALPWDARYKIALGVATALHYLHEDAEQCVLHRDIKSANILLDTDFSTKLCDFGMAKLVDPRLKTQRTGVVGTYGYLAPEYLNGGRASKESDIYSFGIVALEIACGRKTYQDGEYHIPLVKWVWQLYVEGNILNVADEGLNNNFDELQMTCLLIVGLWCTNPNDKERPKAAQVIKVLQLESPLPELQHDMHDHPLQPTMVKFRTSFQSSSISNSLVIDGR encoded by the coding sequence ATGGTTTCTTCTCTGCTTTTGCTTCTTCTTACCCTTTTCCCTTCAAATGTTCACCCATTACATTTCAATATAACAGATTTCAGTGATGTTGAGAGTGCAAGCAAAGATATGGCATATGAAGGTGATGCCAAAGTTGCCAACGGGTTCATAGAGCTCAACAGGTATGACTACTATCGAACCGGCCGAGCCGTTTACAGCCAGCCTTTGCACCTTTGGGATTCATCCTCTAAGATTCTCACAGACTTCACAACCTCCTTTAGATTCACTATTCAAGGACCAGAATCCAATAGCAGTGATTATAATGTACTTGCTGATGGATTTGCCTTCCACATGGCTCCTTTGAATTTCACAACTCCACCCAACTCAGCTGGTGGCAATTTTGGACTATTCAACCTTTCCACACATTTTGGCATACCCCAAAATCAAATGTTTATGGTGGAATTTGACACATTCCAAAATAAAGATTATGATCCTCTAGAGCTAGAGCACCATGTTGGGATCAACGAAAATTCTGTCAAATCCATCAAGTATACTAAGTTTGATATTGAAGGAAACATTGGGAAACAAGGTCATGCTTTAATTACCTATAATTCTTCTACCAAGAACCTTGTTGTGTCTTGGTCTTTCAATGGAGCTAGCACTCATACTCTGTCTTGTGAGATTGACCTCTCCAAAATCCTACCAGAGTATGTGACAGTTGGATTCTCAGCTGCAACTGGCCACCGCTCGAACACACAACACAACATTCATTCTTGGGAATTCAATTCAACTTTGGATTCCACCGATTCTGAGGTAAACAGAAAGAAGAGGCAAAAAAGGATCATAGAAATTGTTGCACTGACTTGCTCAATAATTGTATTGGTGCTTATGGTATGTGTTTGTCTTATCAAGAAAAGAATTGCCAAGCTTCTACATGATGATCAAGTATCAGTCGCCAATGACTTGGACGAAGCATCACTACCTAGAAGATTCAAGTACAAGGAACTAGTTCAAGCCACCAATGAGTTCTCAAATGATAGAAAGCTTGGAAGTGGAGGATCAAGTCAAGTTTACAAAGGTTTTCTAAGTCACTCAGGACGTGCAGTCGCAGTGAAGAGGATTTTCGCTGATATTCAAGGAGGTGAGAAAATATTCATCAATGAAGTGAAGATAATAAGCCGTCTTATACACAGAAACTTGGTGCAATTCATAGGGTGGTGCCACAACAAACAAGAGTTCTTCCTAGTTTTCGAGTACATGCCTAATGGAAGCCTAGACACTTATCTCTTTGGAACAAGAAGAGCTCTGCCTTGGGATGCAAGGTACAAGATAGCTTTAGGTGTGGCCACGGCGCTTCATTATCTTCATGAAGATGCAGAACAATGTGTGCTTCATAGAGATATTAAGTCTGCTAACATTCTATTGGACACAGATTTTAGCACCAAGCTTTGTGATTTTGGCATGGCAAAATTGGTAGACCCAAGATTGAAGACTCAAAGGACAGGAGTTGTAGGGACATATGGGTACTTGGCACCAGAATATCTCAATGGAGGAAGGGCTAGCAAAGAATCAGACATATATAGTTTTGGGATTGTAGCTTTGGAAATTGCATGTGGAAGGAAGACTTACCAAGATGGAGAATATCATATTCCTCTAGTGAAGTGGGTATGGCAACTCTATGTGGAAGGGAATATTCTGAATGTTGCTGATGAAGGATTGAACAataattttgatgaacttcaaatgacATGCTTGCTAATTGTGGGACTATGGTGTACCAACCCGAATGACAAGGAAAGGCCGAAAGCAGCACAAGTGATCAAGGTTCTTCAACTTGAATCGCCGCTACCTGAGCTTCAACATGATATGCATGATCATCCTCTTCAACCAACCATGGTGAAGTTTAGAACTTCTTTTCAATCATCATCCATCAGCAATAGCCTTGTTATTGATGGACGTTAG
- the LOC112755821 gene encoding L-type lectin-domain containing receptor kinase IX.1-like, which yields MLATLVCFHLHNCTMVSSLLLLLLTIFPSNVDPLHFNIINFSSVENARKDMAYEGDAKVANNGFIELTSYDFYRTGRTIYGQPFHLWDSSTKVLTDFTTSFTFTIHGSESNSSVLADGFAFHMAPLSFTTPPNSAGGNFGLFNLSTHFGIPQNQMFMVEFDTYQNKDYDPLDLEQHVGINKNSLKSINYTKFDIEGNNGKQGHALITYNSSTKNLLVSWSFDGASTHTLSCEIDLSEILPEYVTVGFSAATGRRSKTQHNIHSWEFNSTLDSTDSEVNRKKRQKRIIEIVAMTCSIIVLVLMVCVCLIKKRIAKLLHDDGNSRYKVVANDLDEASLPRRFEYKELAQATNEFSNDRKLGSGGSSQVYKGFLSHSGRAVAVKRIFADIQGGEKIFINEVKIISRLIHRNLVQFIGWCHNKQEFFLVFEYMPNGSLDTHLFGNRRALPWDARYKIALGVATALHYLHEDAEQCVLHRDIKSANILLDTDFSTKLCDFGMAKLVDPRLKTQRTGVVGTYGYLAPEYLNGGRASKESDIYSFGIVALEIACGRKTYQDGEYHIPLVKWVWQLYVEGNILNVADEGLNKNFDELQMTCLLIVGLWCTNPNAKERPKAAQVIKVLQLESPLPALPHDMHDHPLQPTMENFRNSSQSSPITNSLVNDGR from the coding sequence ATGTTAGCTACTTTAGTCTGTTTCCACTTACATAACTGCACAATGGTTTCTTctctgcttctgcttcttcttACCATTTTCCCTTCAAATGTTGACCCATTACATTTCAATATAATAAATTTCAGTTCTGTTGAGAATGCAAGAAAAGATATGGCATATGAAGGTGATGCTAAAGTTGCCAACAACGGGTTCATAGAGCTCACCAGTTATGACTTCTATCGAACTGGAAGAACCATTTATGGCCAGCCTTTCCACCTTTGGGATTCATCCACTAAGGTTCTCACAGACTTCACAACCTCTTTTACATTCACTATTCACGGATCAGAATCCAATAGTAGTGTACTTGCTGATGGCTTTGCCTTCCACATGGCTCCTTTGAGTTTCACAACTCCACCCAACTCAGCCGGTGGCAATTTTGGACTATTCAACCTTTCCACACATTTTGGCATACCCCAAAATCAAATGTTTATGGTGGAATTTGACACATACCAAAATAAAGATTATGATCCTCTAGATCTAGAGCAACATGTTGGGATCAACAAAAATTCCCTCAAATCCATCAATTATACTAAGTTTGATATTGAAGGAAACAATGGGAAACAAGGTCATGCTTTAATTACCTATAATTCTTCTACCAAAAACCTTCTTGTGTCTTGGTCTTTCGATGGAGCTAGCACCCATACTCTGTCTTGTGAGATTGACCTCTCTGAAATCCTACCAGAGTATGTGACAGTTGGATTCTCAGCTGCAACTGGCCGCCGCTCGAAAACACAACACAACATTCATTCTTGGGAATTCAACTCAACTTTGGATTCCACCGATTCTGAGGTAAACAGAAAGAAGAGGCAAAAAAGGATCATAGAAATTGTTGCAATGACTTGCTCAATAATTGTCTTGGTGCTTATGGTATGTGTTTGTCTTATCAAGAAAAGAATTGCCAAGCTTCTACATGATGATGGCAACAGCAGATACAAAGTAGTCGCCAATGACTTGGACGAAGCATCACTACCTAGAAGATTCGAGTACAAGGAATTAGCTCAAGCTACCAATGAGTTCTCAAATGATAGAAAGCTTGGAAGTGGAGGATCAAGTCAAGTTTACAAAGGTTTTCTAAGTCACTCAGGACGTGCGGTCGCAGTTAAGAGGATTTTCGCTGATATTCAAGGAGGCGAGAAAATATTCATCAATGAAGTGAAGATAATAAGCCGTCTTATACACAGAAACTTGGTGCAATTCATAGGGTGGTGCCACAACAAACAAGAGTTCTTCCTAGTTTTTGAGTACATGCCTAATGGAAGCCTAGACACTCATCTCTTTGGAAATAGAAGAGCTTTGCCTTGGGATGCAAGGTATAAGATAGCTTTAGGTGTGGCCACGGCACTTCATTATCTTCATGAAGATGCAGAACAATGTGTTCTTCATAGAGATATTAAGTCTGCTAACATTCTATTGGACACAGATTTTAGCACCAAGCTTTGTGATTTTGGCATGGCAAAATTGGTAGACCCAAGATTGAAGACTCAAAGGACAGGAGTTGTAGGGACATATGGGTACTTGGCACCAGAATATCTCAATGGAGGAAGGGCTAGCAAAGAATCAGACATATATAGTTTTGGGATTGTAGCTTTGGAAATTGCATGTGGAAGGAAGACTTACCAAGATGGAGAATATCATATTCCTCTAGTAAAGTGGGTATGGCAACTCTATGTGGAAGGGAATATTCTGAATGTTGCTGATGAAGGATTGAACAagaattttgatgaacttcaaatgacATGCTTGCTTATAGTAGGACTATGGTGTACCAACCCGAATGCCAAGGAAAGGCCGAAAGCAGCACAAGTGATCAAGGTTCTTCAGCTTGAATCGCCGCTACCTGCACTTCCACATGATATGCATGATCATCCTCTTCAACCAACCATGGAGAATTTTAGAAATTCTTCTCAATCATCACCCATCACAAATAGCCTTGTCAATGATGGACGTTAG
- the LOC114925532 gene encoding uncharacterized protein gives MDSFNIIAWNVRGASNKMARVHCKNLLGFHCVGIEEAVGHRGGIWFLSSIANASCVVIDQIDQCITVKVSVGHNRPWMAVGDFNEIVAPDESTGAYFSSHKASLLATTLDDCELFDLKVTGRRYTWYRAVQAGRDLAKRLDRAIVNEAWMTMFPEGYSEILSRLHSDHCPILVRCHGSPRVKGSRPFRFQAAWATHPSYKHVISKAWNQEFGGVTERLKMIDQIQRRLEVTDVLSLKIKEVELREDYNRLLLQEELFWYQKSREQWVKYGDRNTKFFHLQTLVRRNHNRVHGLYVRDGSWSTDPDILQEEALSFYKNLFGTTEEVDVDCLGDVPMPTLSTEACARLIDPVSFAEVNLHNAIPTTEFRLGRGLALSSTYHRCQNGSE, from the exons ATGGATAGTTTCAATATCATAGCCTGGAATGTGAGGGGTGCGTCTAACAAGATGGCCCGTGTGCATTGCAAAAATTTG ttgggttttcattgtGTTGGTATTGAGGAAGCAGTAGGACACAGGGGTGGCATTTGGTTTCTATCTTCTATTGCTAATGCTTCTTGTGTGGTTATTGATCAAATTGACCAATGTATCACAGTAAAAGTGAGTGTGG GCCATAATAGACCATGGATGGccgttggtgattttaatgagattgtgGCACCAGATGAGAGTACAggtgcttatttttcttctcacaaAGCTAGTCTATTAGCTACTACTCTAGATGACTGTGAGCTCTTTGATCTTAAAGTGACTGGTAGGAGATATACTTGGTATAGAGCAGTTCAGGCTGGCAGGGACTTGGCTAAAAGGTTGGATAGAGCTATAGTTAATGAGGCGTGGATGACAATGTTTCCTGAGGGTTATTCTGAAATTCTTAGCAGGCTTCattctgatcattgtcctatttTAGTTCGTTGTCATGGTAGTCCCAGAGTGAAAGGTTCACGTCCTTTTAGGTTTCAAGCTGCGTGGGCAACACATCCTTCTTATAAACATGTTATTAGTAAGGCTTGGAATCAAGAGTTTGGAGGCGTTACCGAAAGGCTTAAGATG ATTGATCAGATTCAACGGCGTTTGGAGGTTACCGATGTGTTATCTCTGAAAATTAAAGAAGTTGAACTGAGGGAAGATTACAATAGGCTTTTGTTGCAAGAGGAACTTTTTTGGTACCAGAAATCTAGAGAGCAGTGGGTCAAGTATGGGGATAGAAACActaaattctttcatcttcagactTTGGTACGTAGAAATCATAATAGAGTACATGGATTATATGTTAGAGATGGGTCTTGGTCTACTGATCCAGATATTCTCCAggaagaagctctctcttttTACAAGAATCTCTTTGGTACAACAGAAGAGGTTGATGTTGATTGTTTAGGGGATGTTCCGATGCCCACACTAAGTACTGAGGCTTGTGCTAGGTTAATTGACCCTGTCTCTTTTGCGGAAGTCAA tCTTCATAATGCTATTCCTACGACAGAGTTTCGTTTGGGTCGTGGTTTAGCTTTATCTAGCACCTATCATCGATGTCAGAATGGTTCTGAATAA